One genomic region from Phorcysia thermohydrogeniphila encodes:
- a CDS encoding molybdenum cofactor biosynthesis protein MoaE: MRPSVDKLIEDVKRASRPENLGMILVHNGIVRGSSRSGKTVEEMELDYDEEKLKKIVSEFESRDGIEAIRVWINRGRLKVGDDIMVVVVAGRFRTDVLPAFEELISRIKKEVVVEKEIG, translated from the coding sequence ATGAGGCCATCTGTAGACAAGCTTATAGAGGATGTTAAGAGAGCCTCAAGACCAGAAAACCTTGGAATGATTTTAGTCCACAACGGTATCGTTAGGGGGAGCTCCAGAAGTGGCAAGACAGTTGAGGAAATGGAGCTTGACTACGACGAGGAGAAACTTAAGAAAATTGTTTCAGAGTTTGAAAGCAGGGATGGTATTGAGGCCATAAGGGTCTGGATAAACCGCGGCAGGCTTAAAGTTGGCGACGACATAATGGTCGTAGTCGTTGCAGGCAGGTTCAGAACAGACGTTCTACCAGCATTTGAAGAGCTTATCTCCCGAATAAAGAAAGAGGTAGTTGTTGAAAAAGAAATCGGTTAA
- the moaCB gene encoding bifunctional molybdenum cofactor biosynthesis protein MoaC/MoaB, with product MRTVDITTKFDNLRTAKAKGRIKLSPETVKKILNREIPKGDVLAAAQIAGIMGAKKTSELMPFCHPIPIDHIEVKTKVGEDFIEVEAEVRGIWRTGYEVEAMNACLMALLNIFDMCKAFDSNMVIEGVQVVEKSGGKSDWAEDLSGLKVAVITVSDSAYVGKKEDKSGKVAQEILESFGAEIIGYEIVPDEVEKITEAINRFKESGANLIVTTGGTGFSPRDVTPEATEKLIKKEMVGFSEAMHILGVRFTPKALMSRAKAGFLSENCIVINLPGSTKGVEQNLKMFAPLIKHALKMAQGGGH from the coding sequence ATGAGAACCGTTGATATTACGACGAAGTTTGACAACCTGAGAACCGCAAAGGCAAAGGGAAGAATTAAACTTTCTCCTGAAACGGTAAAGAAAATCCTAAACAGGGAAATACCTAAGGGCGACGTTCTTGCGGCTGCCCAAATTGCAGGAATTATGGGAGCAAAGAAAACTTCAGAATTAATGCCCTTCTGTCATCCAATCCCCATTGACCACATAGAGGTAAAGACAAAGGTTGGAGAGGACTTTATTGAAGTTGAAGCAGAGGTAAGGGGCATATGGAGAACGGGATATGAAGTTGAGGCTATGAACGCCTGTTTAATGGCGCTTCTCAACATATTTGATATGTGTAAGGCCTTTGACAGCAACATGGTTATTGAGGGAGTACAGGTAGTAGAGAAAAGTGGTGGAAAGTCTGACTGGGCAGAAGACCTTTCAGGTCTTAAAGTAGCAGTAATAACTGTTAGTGATTCTGCCTACGTAGGAAAAAAGGAGGATAAAAGTGGTAAAGTAGCCCAAGAGATTCTTGAAAGCTTTGGAGCTGAAATCATCGGCTACGAAATTGTTCCAGATGAGGTTGAAAAAATTACAGAGGCAATAAACAGGTTTAAGGAAAGCGGGGCAAACTTAATAGTCACTACAGGCGGAACTGGGTTCAGCCCAAGGGACGTAACTCCAGAGGCGACTGAAAAGCTCATAAAGAAAGAGATGGTAGGCTTTTCTGAAGCTATGCACATCCTTGGCGTTAGGTTCACTCCTAAGGCACTTATGTCAAGAGCAAAGGCAGGTTTCTTGAGTGAAAACTGTATAGTTATTAACCTTCCGGGTAGCACAAAAGGCGTTGAGCAGAATTTAAAGATGTTCGCCCCCTTGATAAAGCATGCCCTCAAGATGGCTCAGGGAGGTGGCCACTGA
- the mobA gene encoding NTP transferase domain-containing protein, translating into MITVCILAGGKSSRFGRDKLSEPVAGRLLVEWTLNSVKDFPEVIVVTKNPLKFPHLKGVRVIPEPFKDFSPIYGILTGLKRASYEKVLFLPGDTPFLSSKALRAFSGFIPPAVVSEGSRVHSLLCLLSKRHVPAVEEFLRSGRHRISELHRVLGSTQVDFKSLEPFDYTRKSLLNINRKEELNEAICRQAYRGC; encoded by the coding sequence CTGATAACGGTTTGCATCCTTGCAGGGGGCAAGAGCTCCCGTTTTGGAAGAGACAAACTATCTGAGCCTGTCGCAGGAAGACTTTTGGTAGAGTGGACTCTAAACTCTGTTAAGGACTTTCCAGAAGTTATCGTCGTTACTAAGAACCCACTGAAGTTTCCCCACTTAAAGGGAGTGAGAGTTATCCCCGAACCTTTTAAGGACTTCTCCCCAATCTACGGAATACTTACAGGACTTAAAAGAGCCTCCTACGAGAAGGTCCTCTTTCTGCCCGGAGATACGCCGTTCCTAAGCAGTAAGGCGTTAAGGGCATTTTCTGGCTTCATCCCTCCAGCAGTAGTTTCTGAGGGAAGTAGAGTTCACTCACTACTTTGCCTTCTGTCCAAAAGGCACGTCCCAGCTGTTGAAGAGTTTCTAAGGTCTGGGAGACACAGGATTTCGGAACTCCACAGAGTACTCGGTAGCACTCAGGTTGACTTTAAGAGCTTAGAACCCTTTGACTACACGAGGAAGAGCCTTTTAAACATAAACAGAAAGGAGGAACTTAATGAGGCCATCTGTAGACAAGCTTATAGAGGATGTTAA
- a CDS encoding SagB/ThcOx family dehydrogenase yields MNCYNYHIKTAHTFESVRRPHYLDWSNYPSPFKVYKGIKKFSLLPFKGPLQETLDVLYRLCGSGAEDVLSFGELSDLAFAMNGISRVENFHGEEFYFRTVPSAGALYPFELYFFVKEVEGIPDGLYHYQPIDHSLELLVEKDFFELLQTALCAEIPGNVVAVITSIYARSAWKYRTRAYRYCLLDAGHMASNGVVFLRSVGLGGCVVSKFKDDKLNQLLGVDGENEFALAAVLIDRPALFWGDDFIVTYPYPPFEPVVRKPIYNAEIVNTHLVGNLDSCEFYREYPDSDGVYPEVNSLPLKDALLRRRSKRKFTGERLDFERFKYLLESSLNCFPADWGFPQTSFYLQVKNVEGVADGIYAVGDGELYPVMKGDFSREVAYLCLAQGFIARANVNVIFTFDFSGKGCRDYRGALMEAGALGELLYLAAESLGLGVCGIGAFYDFDLKRFLSLPEFEYPVYVVSVGIVK; encoded by the coding sequence ATGAACTGTTACAACTACCATATAAAGACAGCCCACACCTTTGAGAGCGTAAGAAGACCCCACTATTTAGACTGGTCAAACTATCCAAGTCCTTTTAAGGTCTATAAGGGGATAAAGAAGTTCTCCCTTTTACCTTTTAAAGGTCCTCTTCAGGAAACTCTGGACGTCCTTTATAGGCTCTGTGGCAGTGGGGCGGAGGATGTTCTCTCCTTTGGGGAGCTCTCCGATTTAGCCTTTGCAATGAACGGGATAAGTAGGGTTGAGAACTTCCACGGAGAGGAGTTCTACTTTAGGACAGTTCCCTCTGCTGGAGCTCTCTACCCTTTTGAGCTCTACTTTTTCGTAAAAGAAGTAGAAGGTATCCCCGACGGTCTTTACCACTACCAACCGATAGACCACTCCTTGGAGCTCCTTGTAGAGAAGGATTTCTTTGAACTACTTCAGACGGCTCTCTGTGCAGAGATTCCCGGGAACGTTGTAGCTGTAATTACAAGCATCTACGCCAGAAGCGCTTGGAAGTACAGGACGAGGGCCTATAGGTACTGCCTCCTTGACGCCGGCCATATGGCTTCAAACGGCGTTGTTTTCTTAAGGTCTGTCGGCCTTGGAGGGTGCGTTGTATCAAAGTTTAAGGACGACAAGTTAAACCAGCTCCTTGGAGTGGACGGAGAGAACGAGTTTGCCTTAGCCGCTGTCCTCATAGATAGGCCTGCCCTCTTTTGGGGGGATGACTTTATAGTGACCTACCCCTATCCTCCCTTTGAGCCTGTAGTCAGAAAGCCCATATACAACGCTGAAATAGTGAATACCCATTTAGTAGGTAACCTTGATTCCTGCGAGTTTTACAGGGAATATCCAGATTCAGATGGAGTTTATCCTGAGGTTAACTCCCTTCCTTTGAAGGATGCCCTTTTAAGGCGTAGGTCTAAGAGGAAGTTTACCGGAGAGAGGCTTGACTTTGAAAGGTTTAAATATCTCCTTGAGTCCTCCCTCAACTGTTTCCCGGCCGACTGGGGATTCCCTCAAACATCCTTTTACCTTCAGGTTAAGAACGTTGAGGGGGTGGCAGATGGCATATACGCAGTAGGGGATGGGGAACTCTACCCGGTAATGAAGGGGGATTTCAGTAGAGAGGTTGCCTACCTTTGCTTGGCTCAAGGCTTTATTGCAAGGGCAAACGTTAACGTTATTTTCACCTTTGACTTTTCGGGTAAAGGCTGTAGGGACTACAGGGGAGCTCTGATGGAGGCGGGAGCTCTTGGGGAACTCCTTTACCTTGCTGCTGAGTCCCTTGGTCTTGGAGTTTGCGGTATAGGTGCTTTTTACGATTTTGACCTAAAAAGATTCCTTTCTCTTCCTGAATTTGAGTATCCGGTTTACGTGGTTTCTGTTGGGATTGTGAAATAA
- a CDS encoding right-handed parallel beta-helix repeat-containing protein yields MRYVGKLLKNRSKGLLSLALFVFSLFGCATASVKETATAKVWNGGKVIFVSPKGSDRNSGLSAEEPLRTINLALEKAYPGDTVVLMPGKYYQNITTVRSGTKDRPITIVGMPGAVIYGYKRRGGRIIQIRHSYITLMHLTVDGHFRNCENIECYHDKLLYVKGSPDELLKGIRVLASRFENAWGECLRFKFVEDGEIAWNQVSHCGLRDFVFGRGKQNGEGIYIGTAPEQMPKGKLDRTNNLLVHHNSIATYGSECIDVKEGSQSLKIFDNICSMNQAYHVGGISVRANNNLIEGNVVFKNKGSGIRLGGDTEEFGIYNEVVSNYLDANTFSALKVMRTPQKKICGNKATPTNPRKFYPKKSKYAKEAFRPCTNR; encoded by the coding sequence ATGCGTTATGTTGGTAAACTCTTGAAAAATAGGAGCAAGGGACTGCTGTCCCTTGCCCTTTTTGTTTTTTCTCTATTTGGCTGTGCAACAGCTTCAGTGAAAGAAACTGCAACTGCTAAGGTGTGGAACGGAGGGAAAGTTATATTTGTCTCCCCCAAAGGAAGTGATAGAAACTCAGGGCTTTCTGCAGAAGAACCTCTTAGGACGATAAATTTAGCTCTTGAGAAGGCCTATCCCGGTGATACAGTAGTATTAATGCCGGGTAAGTATTATCAGAACATCACAACAGTAAGGTCGGGGACGAAGGATAGGCCTATTACTATCGTTGGAATGCCCGGCGCTGTGATTTATGGGTATAAAAGGAGAGGAGGAAGAATAATTCAGATAAGACACAGCTATATAACTTTAATGCACTTAACCGTAGATGGTCACTTTAGGAATTGTGAGAATATTGAGTGCTACCACGACAAACTTCTTTACGTTAAGGGCTCTCCTGACGAACTTTTAAAGGGTATAAGAGTTCTTGCTTCTCGTTTTGAAAACGCTTGGGGGGAATGCCTTAGGTTTAAGTTTGTTGAGGATGGGGAAATCGCTTGGAATCAGGTGTCTCACTGTGGATTGAGGGACTTCGTATTCGGCAGAGGAAAGCAGAATGGAGAAGGTATCTATATAGGAACGGCCCCCGAACAGATGCCAAAGGGGAAACTTGACAGGACGAACAACCTTCTCGTTCACCATAACTCAATAGCTACTTACGGTTCTGAGTGTATTGACGTGAAGGAAGGCTCACAAAGTTTAAAAATTTTTGATAATATTTGTTCAATGAATCAGGCCTATCACGTTGGAGGAATCTCTGTGAGGGCTAACAATAACCTTATTGAGGGAAATGTCGTATTTAAGAACAAAGGTTCAGGTATTCGTTTGGGGGGCGATACAGAAGAATTTGGAATATACAATGAGGTAGTTTCTAACTACTTGGACGCTAACACCTTTTCTGCCCTTAAAGTGATGAGGACTCCACAAAAGAAAATCTGTGGAAACAAGGCAACCCCTACAAATCCTCGCAAGTTTTATCCTAAGAAGAGCAAGTACGCTAAAGAGGCGTTTAGGCCATGCACAAACAGGTAG
- a CDS encoding nucleotide sugar dehydrogenase, whose translation MRIAVIGLGYVGLVGAMCLASMGHEIVGVDIDEGKINKLKNGELPIYEEGLEEYYKKAVEEGRVSFTTDVKEAVEKTELCFVCVGTPSRKDGTVNLSYVESAATEIGRALKDKDSFYTVCFRSTIPPGTSNSLIIPILERESGKKVGKDFGYAFNPEFLREGTAIYDFFNPPKTVVGAGDERSAEVILEVYKDIPGGKFKLPIVESEMVKYVDNVWHAIKVAFANEVGYFAKQHGADGRLVMKVFCEDRKLNISPYYLMPGFAFGGSCLPKDVKGFVSIANQKGIEVPLISSVMKSNESHIDKAVKLIKEQVEPGSTVAIIGVAFKPGTDDTRESPAVYLARKLLDEGYKVRYFDPLVDTERVYRHFDRDFISISDEDFYSSLEEAFKDTDYLVLTGSYRDVPQEEEAYREKYVFDLNGVLYDKPNLREACKYYALCW comes from the coding sequence GTGAGAATCGCTGTAATCGGTCTCGGTTACGTAGGTTTAGTTGGTGCCATGTGTTTAGCTTCAATGGGGCACGAGATTGTGGGGGTGGACATTGACGAAGGAAAAATTAACAAATTGAAGAACGGGGAGCTCCCAATCTATGAAGAAGGTCTGGAGGAGTACTACAAAAAGGCAGTTGAAGAGGGGAGGGTATCCTTCACAACTGACGTAAAGGAAGCTGTGGAAAAGACGGAGCTCTGTTTCGTATGCGTAGGAACTCCATCTAGGAAAGATGGAACTGTAAACCTTAGCTATGTAGAGAGCGCGGCTACAGAAATAGGAAGAGCGTTGAAGGATAAAGATAGTTTCTATACAGTTTGTTTCAGGAGCACAATTCCTCCCGGAACTTCCAATAGCTTAATAATTCCAATTTTAGAAAGGGAATCCGGTAAAAAAGTAGGTAAAGACTTTGGCTATGCTTTCAACCCTGAGTTCCTCAGGGAGGGAACTGCAATTTACGATTTCTTCAATCCACCAAAAACCGTTGTAGGTGCTGGGGACGAAAGGTCAGCTGAGGTTATTCTGGAGGTTTATAAAGATATTCCCGGAGGCAAGTTTAAGCTACCAATCGTAGAGTCTGAGATGGTTAAGTACGTTGACAACGTATGGCATGCTATAAAGGTAGCCTTTGCCAATGAGGTTGGCTACTTTGCAAAGCAACATGGAGCGGATGGAAGGCTTGTAATGAAAGTATTTTGCGAGGATAGGAAACTCAACATATCTCCCTACTACCTCATGCCCGGTTTTGCCTTTGGAGGTTCTTGTTTACCGAAAGACGTTAAAGGATTCGTCTCCATTGCTAACCAGAAAGGTATAGAAGTTCCTCTTATAAGCAGCGTTATGAAGTCAAACGAAAGCCATATAGACAAAGCAGTTAAGCTAATCAAGGAGCAAGTAGAGCCGGGAAGCACAGTTGCTATAATAGGAGTTGCGTTTAAACCCGGAACGGACGACACGAGGGAATCGCCAGCCGTTTACCTTGCGAGGAAGCTCCTTGACGAGGGGTATAAAGTAAGGTACTTTGACCCCCTCGTAGATACTGAAAGGGTCTACAGGCACTTTGATAGAGACTTCATTTCCATATCTGACGAAGACTTTTACTCCTCCCTTGAGGAGGCCTTTAAGGATACGGACTACCTCGTTCTTACTGGAAGTTACAGGGACGTACCCCAAGAAGAAGAGGCTTACCGTGAAAAGTACGTCTTTGACCTTAACGGAGTTCTCTACGATAAACCTAACCTAAGGGAGGCTTGCAAGTACTATGCGTTATGTTGGTAA
- a CDS encoding mannose-1-phosphate guanylyltransferase/mannose-6-phosphate isomerase, with product MKIVILAGGSGTRLFPLSREKYPKQFIKLINHSSFFQETVKRFTSKFSLDDFIFSTKKYYTFMIKEQLEELKFKTDNVHFVLEPIGRNTAPAIALCAKYALDKMGVEEEEVLFVTPSDHFISPRDAMLRYFPLTEKLASQGYIVTFGIKPSHPETGYGYIKVGEQLEEGSFKVEKFTEKPDFKRAVEYVSSGEYFWNSGMFAFTIKTLKEEFQKYQPEIYSLIFENSYEEAVERFEELPDISIDYAIMENTDRAAVIPCDVVWSDIGSWDAVYEVFPKDEDCNVKKGNVITYDTKNSMIIEKGKRLIVTIGVEDLTVIGTRDVTLILKRGESQRVKEVVKLLKKDIERKHYVDRHVTEYRPWGSFTDLEVGDRYRIKLITVKPGEQLSLQMHYHRSEHWIVVKGTAKVTIEDKTFYVHENESVFVPKTTVHRLENPGKVPLVLIEVQVGEYIEEDDIVRFEDKYGRV from the coding sequence ATGAAAATCGTAATCTTGGCAGGTGGGAGTGGGACAAGGCTTTTTCCCCTATCAAGGGAAAAGTATCCTAAGCAGTTCATAAAGTTAATTAACCACAGTTCCTTTTTCCAAGAAACCGTCAAAAGATTTACTTCTAAGTTTTCACTTGACGATTTTATCTTCTCTACAAAAAAGTACTATACATTTATGATAAAAGAACAACTTGAAGAACTAAAATTCAAGACAGACAATGTTCACTTTGTTTTAGAGCCTATAGGTAGGAATACAGCTCCTGCGATAGCTCTCTGTGCCAAGTATGCCCTTGATAAGATGGGGGTGGAGGAGGAGGAGGTTCTCTTTGTAACGCCTTCCGACCACTTTATAAGTCCTCGGGACGCAATGCTTAGGTACTTCCCCCTTACAGAAAAGCTTGCTTCACAAGGCTATATAGTGACCTTTGGTATAAAACCTTCACATCCAGAAACCGGTTACGGTTACATAAAAGTAGGGGAGCAGTTGGAGGAGGGTAGCTTTAAGGTTGAGAAGTTTACAGAGAAACCAGATTTTAAAAGGGCGGTTGAGTACGTTTCTTCGGGAGAGTACTTCTGGAACTCCGGTATGTTTGCCTTTACTATAAAGACTCTTAAGGAGGAGTTCCAGAAGTATCAGCCGGAGATATACTCACTGATCTTTGAAAATAGCTACGAGGAGGCGGTAGAGCGCTTTGAAGAACTTCCGGATATTTCCATTGACTACGCCATAATGGAGAACACCGATAGGGCTGCAGTGATACCCTGTGATGTTGTGTGGTCCGATATCGGTTCTTGGGACGCCGTTTATGAAGTATTCCCTAAGGACGAAGACTGTAACGTGAAGAAGGGTAACGTTATTACCTATGACACCAAGAACAGCATGATAATAGAAAAAGGAAAGAGGCTCATCGTAACAATTGGCGTTGAGGATTTAACCGTAATAGGAACGAGGGACGTTACTCTTATACTTAAGAGGGGTGAGAGCCAGAGAGTTAAAGAGGTAGTTAAGCTCCTCAAGAAGGACATTGAAAGGAAGCATTACGTAGATAGACACGTTACAGAGTATAGACCTTGGGGAAGCTTTACAGACCTTGAGGTTGGTGATAGGTACAGGATAAAACTCATTACCGTTAAGCCGGGAGAACAGCTGAGCCTTCAGATGCACTACCACAGGAGTGAGCACTGGATAGTCGTTAAGGGTACTGCAAAAGTTACGATTGAGGACAAGACCTTCTACGTCCACGAAAATGAGAGTGTATTTGTTCCAAAAACTACAGTTCACAGGCTTGAAAACCCCGGGAAGGTGCCCCTTGTCCTGATTGAGGTTCAGGTTGGTGAGTACATAGAGGAGGACGACATAGTAAGGTTTGAGGATAAGTACGGTAGGGTATAG
- a CDS encoding glycosyltransferase, with the protein MHKQVVPSQVVPTLLYIVMLVVFFVALPPVYLHPEMKRYVFIIGFVAVWRYSWTLLNVARALFYKKVYFPELRKKADSVPKEKLPEHAFILVTTYRIPEEISIQVYRGAIGEVINCVKHGMKATLIASVVEKCEENLVKKLWKVMSPPPGASLLIVRFAGTGKRDGLAVAFRALLREPAKLQNSVVALVDGDTILTPGSMVKCASLFAINPKLGAVTTNEDCVLPEKDWVYKIYKQWYTLRFAQRDTYMASVALSHRVMTLTGRMSVYRGELFLDPEFAETVQHDYVEHWRIGWLRFLTGDDKSTWFYVLKNGWEMLYVPDVMVWSMEAPPHRNFLKGTTMLMIRWFGNSLRATYRAKKIPISVTGLYVWYTIRDQRITMWTGLYGLLAALLGEIKWGGGVLFAYIWWILLTRFLVALFYAVQRGYYYISWPILLYFNQIYGSLVKIYILNHLYKQKWTRQQTVLAGEETKWDRFYVVTSSHMTLLVQALTFFIVTGFSVGFFDTQDLIRFFEVFH; encoded by the coding sequence ATGCACAAACAGGTAGTTCCATCTCAAGTAGTTCCTACTCTCCTTTACATAGTGATGCTCGTTGTCTTTTTCGTGGCCTTGCCTCCCGTTTACCTCCATCCTGAAATGAAACGTTACGTTTTCATAATTGGTTTTGTTGCTGTGTGGCGTTACTCTTGGACGTTGCTCAACGTAGCGAGGGCTCTTTTCTACAAAAAGGTTTACTTTCCGGAATTAAGAAAAAAAGCGGATAGCGTTCCAAAAGAAAAGCTCCCCGAGCATGCCTTTATCCTCGTTACAACCTACCGTATCCCCGAGGAAATATCTATTCAGGTTTATAGAGGTGCAATAGGAGAGGTTATAAACTGCGTAAAGCACGGAATGAAAGCTACTTTAATAGCCTCTGTTGTTGAAAAGTGTGAGGAAAATCTTGTTAAAAAGCTCTGGAAAGTTATGTCCCCTCCGCCCGGAGCTTCCCTCCTAATTGTTCGCTTTGCTGGAACGGGAAAGAGGGACGGCTTAGCTGTAGCTTTTAGAGCTCTCCTCAGAGAGCCTGCAAAACTTCAAAACTCAGTAGTTGCCCTCGTTGATGGAGACACGATTTTAACTCCGGGTTCTATGGTCAAGTGCGCAAGCCTCTTTGCTATAAACCCCAAGCTTGGAGCTGTAACGACAAATGAAGACTGTGTTCTGCCGGAAAAAGATTGGGTTTACAAAATTTACAAGCAGTGGTATACCCTCCGTTTTGCTCAGAGGGATACCTACATGGCTTCTGTTGCCCTGTCCCACAGGGTTATGACGCTTACTGGAAGGATGTCTGTCTATAGAGGGGAGCTCTTTTTAGACCCTGAATTTGCAGAAACCGTTCAGCACGACTACGTTGAACACTGGCGTATCGGTTGGTTGCGATTCTTAACTGGGGACGATAAGTCCACTTGGTTCTACGTCTTAAAGAACGGATGGGAAATGCTCTACGTTCCAGACGTAATGGTTTGGTCCATGGAAGCTCCCCCCCACCGCAACTTCCTGAAAGGAACAACTATGCTGATGATACGTTGGTTCGGCAACTCACTAAGGGCTACTTACAGGGCCAAAAAGATACCAATCAGCGTTACGGGACTTTACGTTTGGTACACGATTCGCGACCAACGTATCACTATGTGGACAGGTCTTTACGGTCTTTTGGCTGCTCTCTTGGGAGAGATAAAGTGGGGTGGTGGCGTTCTTTTTGCTTACATCTGGTGGATTCTCCTTACTCGCTTTTTGGTAGCTCTCTTCTATGCTGTCCAGAGGGGTTACTACTACATAAGCTGGCCGATACTTCTCTACTTTAACCAGATATACGGTTCTCTCGTAAAGATTTACATCCTTAATCACCTTTACAAGCAAAAGTGGACAAGGCAACAGACAGTTCTGGCAGGTGAGGAGACTAAGTGGGACAGATTTTACGTTGTTACCTCTTCCCATATGACCCTTCTCGTTCAGGCCTTGACCTTTTTCATTGTAACCGGCTTCTCAGTTGGATTCTTTGATACTCAGGATTTGATTCGCTTCTTTGAAGTTTTCCACTGA
- a CDS encoding HlyD family efflux transporter periplasmic adaptor subunit, which produces MDERKKEETPETQQQQPQTQRIKHKAEPTRHYPRYKIPAYIEIDGKRYKLNDWSVGGCAIDGLPDEQLDKKWAVGNFIVPFDTFETVIKDIKLEFLHRRPDGSVGCRFTELRPEQISLMQDIIEAYLEGSIVTLDEFINVVKREDLRETLEGRRPKPPKRGGKEEFLRRIFVLSVLFSALTLLVIFLLEALHARIFIIKPVAAFYDAKLEIIRSPINGFFKTKYNWQVGDRVKKNQVIGVVDSPASFSVAIPSPVTGTVVEVYAKNLDVVRFIDPLLAVLPDGEEIYVYANILHSDMERVRVGQDVEIIRQDGKVQRGKIVSIEGSPSLATFHSITPLPAYSLSWNYDRVKIKIIGEKVPLSDLKKSVDVVIDLTPTLLKPIFWILP; this is translated from the coding sequence ATGGATGAAAGGAAAAAGGAGGAAACTCCTGAGACCCAACAACAGCAACCGCAGACCCAGAGGATAAAGCATAAGGCGGAGCCTACGAGGCACTATCCAAGGTATAAGATACCCGCTTACATAGAGATTGATGGAAAGCGTTACAAGCTAAACGATTGGTCGGTTGGTGGATGTGCTATAGACGGTTTGCCAGATGAACAGCTTGACAAGAAGTGGGCAGTTGGAAACTTCATAGTTCCTTTTGATACTTTTGAGACGGTTATAAAGGACATAAAGCTTGAATTTCTTCACAGGCGTCCAGACGGTTCAGTCGGCTGTAGGTTTACGGAACTAAGGCCTGAACAAATTTCTCTTATGCAGGATATAATAGAGGCCTACCTTGAAGGTAGCATTGTTACCCTTGACGAATTCATAAACGTTGTAAAAAGGGAAGACCTTAGAGAAACCCTTGAAGGAAGGCGTCCTAAACCCCCGAAGAGGGGAGGTAAAGAGGAGTTCCTAAGAAGGATTTTTGTTCTTTCGGTTCTCTTTTCTGCTTTAACGCTTCTTGTTATATTCCTCTTAGAAGCGCTTCATGCGAGAATTTTCATTATTAAACCGGTAGCTGCTTTTTACGACGCCAAGCTTGAAATAATTAGGTCGCCTATTAACGGCTTCTTCAAGACCAAGTATAACTGGCAGGTTGGTGATAGGGTAAAGAAAAATCAAGTTATAGGTGTTGTTGATTCACCTGCAAGTTTTTCCGTTGCAATTCCGTCTCCTGTAACAGGAACTGTTGTTGAGGTCTATGCTAAAAACTTGGATGTGGTTAGGTTTATAGACCCCCTCCTTGCAGTTCTGCCCGATGGGGAGGAGATATACGTTTACGCCAACATCCTCCACTCAGATATGGAAAGGGTGAGGGTTGGACAGGACGTGGAAATTATCCGTCAGGACGGCAAAGTACAAAGGGGTAAGATAGTTTCAATAGAAGGAAGCCCCTCTCTTGCGACTTTCCACTCAATTACTCCCTTGCCGGCCTACTCCCTCTCTTGGAACTACGACAGGGTAAAGATAAAGATTATAGGGGAGAAAGTTCCTCTCTCCGACTTGAAAAAGTCGGTTGACGTTGTTATAGACCTGACACCGACCCTTCTCAAGCCAATCTTCTGGATTCTGCCATGA